From Pseudovibrio sp. Tun.PSC04-5.I4, a single genomic window includes:
- a CDS encoding cobalt-precorrin-6A reductase translates to MRKPKLLILAGTKAARQLVELLVTKTSFDITASLAGVTKQPKPLAAPTRIGGFGGAEGLASYLRENKIDAVIDATHPYAAQITANAVQACALCDIHLIQFQRSEWQSVLEDNWHFVSDLEHALSLIPEDKRVFFAASTKVAAPLALRPDLTYLIRSIEPPAPRDRLSNAIYVCGLPTAHWQDEAKLMQDHQIDWVISKNSGGTASYSKIHAARELGLPVAMLKRPKYSVRRAIGTSQEVLSVLRQHFTTALS, encoded by the coding sequence ACTTGTTGAACTCCTTGTAACTAAAACTTCTTTTGACATTACAGCTTCATTGGCAGGTGTAACCAAACAACCAAAACCTCTGGCTGCTCCCACCCGTATCGGAGGCTTTGGCGGAGCTGAGGGTCTTGCCTCCTATCTGCGCGAAAACAAGATAGATGCAGTCATTGATGCAACCCATCCTTATGCCGCGCAAATTACCGCAAATGCTGTTCAGGCGTGTGCTCTCTGCGATATACATCTAATACAATTTCAGCGATCAGAGTGGCAGTCCGTTTTAGAAGATAACTGGCATTTTGTTTCAGATCTGGAACACGCTTTGTCTCTTATTCCAGAAGATAAAAGAGTGTTTTTTGCTGCAAGTACCAAGGTAGCCGCGCCGTTAGCATTACGGCCAGATCTGACTTATTTAATCCGTAGTATCGAACCACCTGCACCCCGTGACCGATTAAGTAATGCAATTTATGTGTGCGGCTTACCCACGGCGCACTGGCAGGATGAAGCCAAGCTTATGCAAGATCACCAAATCGATTGGGTCATCAGTAAAAACAGTGGTGGTACAGCATCTTACAGCAAAATTCACGCAGCTAGGGAACTCGGCTTACCCGTTGCAATGCTGAAGCGCCCAAAATATTCAGTCAGGCGTGCTATCGGCACCTCGCAGGAAGTTTTGAGCGTACTGCGTCAACATTTTACCACTGCACTATCTTAG